One window from the genome of Mycolicibacterium gadium encodes:
- a CDS encoding alkyl/aryl-sulfatase — protein sequence MDLKPPTAVIESAHREHLSTLPFEDTADFDAADRGFIAALEPCVIKAADGRVVWDNDVYAFLDGDAPTSVHPSLWRQSQLVAKQGLYEVVEGIYQVRGLDLSNISFVEGDTGIIVIDPLVSTETAAAALALYKTHRGDRPVVAVIYTHSHVDHFGGVLGVTSQADVDAGRVAVLAPEGFTEHAVQENVYAGTAMARRAGYMYGAALDRGPQGQVGCGLGQTPSTGEVAIIVPTVDITTTGEKHTIDGVEIEFQMAPGTEAPAEMHFYFPKFRALCMAENATHNLHNLLTLRGALVRDPHGWAGYLTEAIDSFAERSDVVFASHHWPTWGHDEIVEFLSVQRDLFAYLHDQTLRQLNQGFTGIEIAEGFEMPPALQKAWNTHGYYGSVSHNVKAVYQRYMGWFDGNPGRLWAHPPEAIGPRYVEAMGGLDNVVKIAQQAFDDGDFRWSATLLDHAMFTDENHSAARQLYVATLQQLAYGSENGPWRNFFLAGATELADGNFGTPTQVAPATLMAQLTPEQIFDALAISVNGPRAWDLDLALDVTFLDSDTNYRLTLRNGVLVYRKVNADEATAGATVKVASKVRLLALAAGDLTSPGFELVGDAQVLQQLTESLDRPDPGFNIVTP from the coding sequence ATGGACCTCAAGCCCCCCACCGCCGTCATCGAGTCCGCGCATCGCGAGCATCTGAGCACGCTGCCATTCGAGGACACCGCCGACTTCGACGCCGCCGACCGCGGATTCATCGCCGCGCTGGAGCCATGTGTCATCAAGGCCGCCGACGGCCGCGTCGTCTGGGACAACGACGTCTACGCGTTCCTGGACGGCGACGCACCGACTTCGGTGCATCCCAGCCTCTGGCGGCAGAGCCAGCTGGTGGCCAAGCAGGGCCTGTACGAGGTCGTCGAGGGCATCTATCAGGTGCGAGGGCTGGACCTGTCCAACATCAGCTTCGTCGAGGGCGACACCGGAATCATCGTCATCGACCCATTGGTGTCCACCGAGACCGCAGCGGCGGCGCTCGCCCTGTACAAAACCCATCGCGGCGACCGGCCGGTGGTCGCGGTCATCTACACGCACAGCCACGTCGACCACTTCGGCGGCGTGCTGGGCGTGACGTCACAGGCCGACGTGGACGCAGGCAGGGTCGCGGTGCTCGCGCCGGAGGGCTTCACCGAACACGCCGTGCAGGAGAACGTCTACGCGGGCACCGCGATGGCACGCCGCGCCGGGTACATGTACGGGGCGGCGCTCGACCGGGGTCCACAGGGGCAGGTGGGCTGCGGTCTGGGGCAGACGCCGTCGACCGGCGAGGTGGCAATCATCGTGCCGACGGTCGACATCACCACCACCGGTGAGAAGCACACGATCGACGGTGTCGAGATCGAATTCCAGATGGCGCCCGGTACCGAGGCGCCGGCCGAAATGCATTTCTATTTCCCGAAATTCCGCGCGCTCTGCATGGCCGAGAACGCCACCCACAACCTGCACAACCTGCTGACGCTGCGTGGTGCGCTGGTGCGTGACCCGCACGGCTGGGCGGGGTATCTGACCGAGGCGATCGACTCGTTCGCCGAACGTAGCGACGTGGTGTTCGCGTCGCATCACTGGCCCACGTGGGGTCACGACGAGATCGTCGAATTCCTTTCCGTACAAAGAGATTTGTTTGCGTATCTGCACGACCAGACATTGCGTCAGCTCAATCAGGGTTTCACCGGTATCGAGATCGCAGAGGGCTTCGAGATGCCGCCCGCCCTGCAGAAGGCGTGGAATACCCATGGCTACTACGGTTCGGTCAGTCACAACGTCAAGGCCGTCTACCAGCGGTACATGGGGTGGTTCGACGGCAACCCCGGCCGGCTTTGGGCGCATCCGCCGGAGGCCATCGGTCCGCGTTACGTCGAAGCGATGGGCGGTTTGGACAATGTGGTGAAGATTGCGCAGCAGGCCTTCGATGATGGCGATTTCCGTTGGTCTGCAACGTTGTTGGACCATGCAATGTTCACCGACGAGAACCACTCTGCGGCGCGGCAGCTCTACGTCGCCACCTTGCAGCAGTTGGCCTACGGCTCTGAGAACGGCCCGTGGCGGAACTTCTTCCTGGCCGGCGCCACCGAGTTGGCGGACGGCAATTTCGGTACCCCTACCCAGGTCGCACCGGCCACACTGATGGCGCAGTTGACGCCTGAGCAGATCTTCGATGCGCTGGCGATCAGCGTCAACGGACCCAGAGCGTGGGACCTCGACCTCGCACTGGATGTGACCTTCCTGGATTCGGACACCAACTACCGGCTGACGCTGCGCAACGGAGTGCTGGTGTACCGCAAGGTGAATGCCGACGAGGCGACTGCGGGTGCCACCGTCAAGGTGGCGAGTAAGGTCCGGTTGCTCGCGCTTGCCGCAGGTGACCTGACCTCACCGGGTTTCGAGCTCGTCGGCGACGCTCAGGTGCTACAGCAGCTCACCGAATCACTGGACCGACCCGATCCGGGGTTCAACATCGTCACGCCGTAG
- a CDS encoding SDR family oxidoreductase, with protein sequence MAKASALNGKVVVVTGGARGIGLATAKMLHRLGAKVAIGDVDEAAVKESGADFDLGFYARLDVTDRQSFTTFLDDVERELGPVDVLVNNAGICPAGGFLDEPDHVTQRTIDINLFGVILGTKLAAERMVRRGKGHIINIASVGAVNPVPGIATYCATKFAVLGYTDTARLELRGTGVTASVVMPTLTNTEMIDGVASATGLKNAEPEDIAKGIVSLIAKPKPHLTVTRAAAVLIGLTRRLPLRVYEALNRAMNADQIFTQAAGTAARRGYEDRARHS encoded by the coding sequence ATGGCGAAAGCATCCGCACTCAACGGGAAAGTCGTCGTCGTCACCGGCGGAGCGCGCGGTATCGGACTGGCCACCGCGAAGATGCTGCATCGGCTCGGCGCCAAAGTGGCGATCGGTGACGTCGACGAGGCGGCGGTCAAGGAGAGCGGAGCCGATTTCGACCTCGGGTTCTACGCCCGGCTCGATGTCACGGATCGGCAGTCATTCACCACGTTCCTCGACGACGTCGAACGGGAGCTGGGTCCCGTCGACGTCCTGGTGAACAACGCGGGAATCTGTCCGGCGGGCGGCTTCCTCGACGAACCCGATCACGTCACGCAGCGCACGATCGACATCAACCTCTTTGGCGTCATCCTCGGCACCAAGCTCGCCGCCGAACGAATGGTGAGGCGGGGCAAAGGGCACATCATCAACATCGCCTCCGTCGGCGCGGTGAATCCGGTGCCCGGCATCGCGACCTACTGCGCCACCAAATTCGCGGTACTCGGCTATACCGACACGGCGCGGCTCGAACTGCGCGGAACCGGCGTGACCGCATCCGTCGTGATGCCGACGCTGACCAACACCGAGATGATCGACGGCGTCGCCAGCGCGACCGGACTCAAGAACGCCGAACCCGAGGACATCGCGAAGGGCATCGTGTCGCTGATCGCCAAACCGAAGCCTCACTTGACGGTGACCCGCGCGGCGGCGGTGTTGATCGGTCTGACACGGCGCTTGCCGCTACGCGTGTACGAAGCCTTGAACCGCGCAATGAACGCCGACCAAATCTTTACCCAAGCTGCGGGCACCGCGGCGCGGCGCGGCTACGAAGATCGCGCCCGCCATTCCTGA
- a CDS encoding NAD(P)-dependent oxidoreductase, whose translation MTSVTVLGLGPMGQALSGALLDAKHRTTVWNRTEGKADALRARGVVWAATPAEAVAAGDVTLINVVDHDVVDDLVAQAGDTVNGRVIVGLSSDTPERARHTAKLVADLGGRYLDGAIMTPTPTIGTPTGSILLAGPQQIFAEFREVIDALGTPTWLGEDYGRAAAFDMSLLDVFWTSVSGFLHALTVARANGIAPGEFLPHALGIVDILGPIFDELAERIADDRHGDSSASVSSVAASLRHLVGASHDAGVDAGVLEVFRRYVDAAVVDGHGADEVSRVASAMTR comes from the coding sequence ATGACGTCGGTGACCGTGTTGGGGCTCGGCCCGATGGGACAGGCGCTTTCGGGTGCCCTGCTTGACGCGAAGCACCGCACCACGGTGTGGAACCGCACCGAGGGCAAGGCCGACGCTCTGCGTGCCCGGGGTGTGGTGTGGGCGGCGACGCCCGCGGAGGCCGTGGCCGCCGGCGACGTCACGTTGATCAACGTCGTCGACCATGACGTGGTGGACGACCTGGTGGCGCAGGCGGGCGACACGGTCAATGGACGCGTGATCGTCGGCCTGAGCTCGGACACGCCGGAACGGGCGCGCCACACCGCCAAACTCGTCGCCGACCTCGGCGGCCGTTACCTCGACGGCGCCATCATGACGCCAACCCCGACGATCGGAACGCCCACCGGCAGCATACTTTTGGCCGGGCCGCAGCAGATATTCGCCGAGTTTCGGGAGGTTATCGACGCGCTGGGCACGCCGACGTGGCTGGGGGAGGACTACGGTCGCGCAGCGGCGTTCGACATGTCGCTGCTGGACGTGTTCTGGACGTCGGTCAGCGGGTTCCTGCACGCGTTGACGGTGGCGAGGGCCAACGGAATCGCGCCCGGCGAGTTTCTTCCGCACGCACTGGGCATCGTCGACATCCTCGGCCCTATCTTCGACGAGCTCGCCGAACGCATCGCCGACGATCGTCACGGCGACAGCAGCGCATCGGTGTCATCGGTGGCGGCATCGCTGCGCCATCTCGTCGGAGCCTCGCACGACGCCGGTGTCGATGCCGGTGTGCTCGAGGTGTTTCGGCGCTACGTGGACGCCGCCGTCGTCGACGGTCATGGCGCGGATGAGGTCAGCAGAGTGGCCTCGGCGATGACGCGGTGA